A portion of the Calliphora vicina chromosome 5, idCalVici1.1, whole genome shotgun sequence genome contains these proteins:
- the LOC135959684 gene encoding protein FAM8A1 encodes MSEKEENKANDKETTEATTSSSSSSPKTITTTPPPAAETTPTKPTDVAKDMQPREISTKEAYFASLNEWVKHANISQNAMAMFPWYFMTSYPQLFSQPAPGSFMPVMGLQMPAAATQNNPAPLNANNLNGPLNGGIAGPHGFVRFRLRPIQDQLQEEIIHHNGGYEYVVAAFWKRAVAEVIDMIIMLFLKIVVIFVVTNVFGYNLMMDMDKDVLNKAMDNEDFAGALLYSMDFLAFSSDLLAFEVATKLFVCLYEAVMTTFFNGASVGKHIMGLSIKYVEAMVTLPNNGVPAAQPLPAMRLGFQAAARVQVRALLLPAETPNFKRSFVRAVSKNMILSLLFPMFFLMIFFQHNRTAYDIMTKTIVVETSSQPLVLRRPPQPLRQRRQQ; translated from the coding sequence ATGAGcgaaaaagaggaaaataaagCAAATGATAAAGAAACTACAGAAGCAACAActtcgtcgtcatcatcatcacctAAAACGATAACAACAACACCACCACCTGCAGCAGAAACAACACCAACAAAACCAACAGATGTGGCCAAAGATATGCAGCCCAGAGAAATTTCCACCAAGGAGGCCTACTTTGCCAGTCTAAATGAATGGGTAAAACATGCCAATATCTCACAAAATGCCATGGCCATGTTTCCTTGGTATTTTATGACTTCCTACCCCCAATTGTTCTCACAGCCAGCACCGGGTAGTTTCATGCCCGTCATGGGTTTACAAATGCCCGCGGCTGCAACACAAAACAATCCAGCACCCTTGAATGCCAACAATTTGAATGGACCTCTTAATGGTGGCATTGCTGGTCCTCATGGTTTTGTCCGTTTTCGCTTAAGACCCATACAAGATCAGCTGCAGGAGGAAATTATTCATCACAATGGCGGCTATGAGTATGTGGTGGCAGCATTTTGGAAAAGAGCTGTGGCCGAGGTAATTGATATGATTATAATGCTATTTTTGAAAATCGTGGTCATCTTTGTGGTGACCAATGTTTTCGGCTACAATCTAATGATGGACATGGATAAAGATGTTTTGAACAAGGCCATGGATAATGAAGATTTTGCTGGTGCCCTGCTCTACTCTATGGACTTTTTAGCTTTCTCATCCGATCTGTTAGCCTTTGAAGTGGCCACGAAATTATTTGTATGTCTGTATGAGGCCGTCATGACGACATTTTTCAATGGCGCCTCGGTGGGCAAACATATTATGGGCTTGAGTATTAAGTATGTTGAGGCCATGGTTACATTACCCAACAATGGCGTACCAGCAGCTCAGCCATTACCTGCAATGCGTTTGGGCTTCCAGGCGGCGGCTAGGGTACAAGTACGTGCTCTGCTCTTGCCCGCTGAAAcgccaaattttaaaagatcCTTTGTACGGGCCGTatctaaaaatatgattttaagtCTATTGTTTCCCATGTTTTTCCTAATGATTTTCT